Part of the Gadus macrocephalus chromosome 22, ASM3116895v1 genome, tttctaaaaaataaaaaaaaaataaaaatcggttgtaatctgcgtctttttggcagatgtcgattattttcaaaaaggctattatcggccgattaaatcggcaggccgatgaatcggtcgggccctacatGAGACATATCTTGGTTATGGCGCTATAGTTAGGCTATTGTTTAGGGCAGGGCACTTTGCATTGGCCTTGTGTAGAAATATGGACCGTGCTGCTGCCCGACTTTCCTCAGGGCAGAAATACACCGATAGACAAAGACCGGTGTTCGAAtctttaattaataattaattatttaataataatatttttataataataattcaattaATAATCCCTGCTTCAGATCACTGTAAACGCAGTGTCAACAGCTGaagtatataaaaaaacaagaagGAAAGACATTGTATATTCAACAAACTAAAGatgtgtgattgttttgatACACAACCACAGCAGCAGTATACTGTTATAAATGCTACTTTCAGTTTAGGTGTCGGGACATTCCGGGATTCATTATCATTCGTCATCATTGAAAATGGCCGACCTGGGCCAGCCACTCAGGGTTTGTGAACAAACCTTTTCAGTCTCAACAACAATGCAATGGCAAAGACTTTAGTTTGGACTTCTTAGTTATATATCCTGCTTCAAAAGGTTgctaaaatacataaatagaaaTATGTTATATATTTGAAGTTGAATATAACCAAACTGCCACTCTTACCTTGGGCTGTTTAGCTTCAGGCTGCTTAGCTTCAGGCTGCTTAGCTTCTACCTTCTTAGCTTCCACCTTCTTAGCTTCTACCTTCTTAGCTTCTACCTTCTTatttttcagcacaggtttctcatcttcatcctttttttcttcttcatcgtCATCCTCGGATACATCCTATAATTTCATGTAGACAAGGACGGTGTGAGCAGCAGGTCAGATACAGTTAAATTCCAAATCCGGGTAGTATCATCCAAATTAAATGAATGTCACTTGATAATTAAGAACCACTTTCatacagaagaaaaaaacatacaaattaaaatacataaataatgacGTGGCTGTGTGACAAAATGTTAGTTTAAAAACATCAGAGACATAACAGACATTTTAATGTTAAACAGAGGGTTTAGTGTTCAAACAGAGGTTTTAGTGTTAAAACAGagatttaagtgtttaaacagAAGGCTTATTGTGATCACGGATTCCAGGAGGGCTCTGAAACATACTGCAGTTAACATGGCCACATACAATGGCATGCCAACGTAACAATAGATAGCATGCtcgtgcactgtgtgtgtgagctccatTCTTTGACATTATCGTTAACCAAGGTACAGCTTTCAGTATGTAACATTTAGCatctcccacccccacccctccctccatctttgTTTCCGAATACTATTGCTTCTGTTCCGGAGAAgcaaatatgtattttatgtcGGAAAGTTTGTGTTACCGTTTCTCTTTGTACTGCATTTAGTCGAAAGCCATTCATGAGCTAGCGCCACCTACAGTATCATCATGCTGGTGTTATCCACAGCCGAACACAAGTGTCATGTCAGTATCTTCCAAGTGCTTCTCCAATGAtaatccaacatatgttttgaATAAAAGGAATGGCATTTTGGGCTCCGAATTCAAATAGTGCAAATAACCCAGCAGTGATGCTGGGTTACTGCTGGATGCATGGAGGAGAAACACAGGGTAGAAAGGAAAGATGACGAATATTataatgatgaggatgatgggtCCAAGAAAACGACGGCACACGGAGAGAACGTATCCCATCACCCACCTTAACCTTCTTGGACTTAAGTTTATCTCTTTTCTTTCCTTTAGAAACCACCTCAACCTCCTGTATCCAaagtgcacatacatacacacacacacacacacacacagaaagaggccGGGTGTTCTTTTGAGACACAGATTCGTTGCCTTCAGAGATCAAGGTAGAAGGGTCGATATCTTcagggattaaagtgaaaaaaaatcttctgactgaaattgtattcgcgctacagccaagtcacgtgcagtgtgtgaaacatgttccaggttaggttacttgacacctgcttaagaaatacaaatgtataagacgtcagcaccaaatgcagccatcacgtttaaatgctcgaccaatactgttttacaggaggaggattttaaacagctgttcttttgcatctattgcaatttttttgttgtcttttcaattagactaagattttttttttgcaaagcttgtctcatatttttttaaggcttgccatcgttccccgtttccgtcagccatgcccatctccatttatttttttgtgttttatcaatatccGATACATCAGAGCCGTCAATCATTATAAGGGAGTTCATACTAGCTTAACTTTCGCTCTGACActcaacactaacacaacaaagagacgtaagatgtggcgagaaaatggtgtgtatatatatacatttgtatataatatatttaatatatatttaatatataatcgggatgtacattaaaatgcttgtgttttcagtcaattttaacggtagaccttttaaatactcactatataatttgacaattttaccggcgttgacgtatgacgacataatacacacgtgtattatgtccatgttcgaaactgcatactaccgtactgccgactacatactgcgcagtatgtactgtatactgcatactgaatgtgggattcagtatacagcagaccgactgcaccgcagtatacagtatgcaagtttcccagaatgcatttcgcggcagcggtagcggtaaagctgctaaaagctgttttaattctcgcttcagtgctgttaatacatcactttcttaagttttaatatttttttatgcgagaAAGTACCTATTTAGATCCTTAATATGCGATTAGTTTATCCAAATGACGCCTGTTTGTAAATTTGTCCCGACGTTATCGGAGATGTGAAGTGGCCTCTGTGAACTCCAAATGACGGAAATCCGTCGTAGCGACGGAGAACTTTAATCCATGTATCTTCTGTAGCCATTTAGCCTAGATAATCAACAATGatgaaacacatacacgcaaccTTTTGCAGTGTTGATTGGGCTGCGGCACGACAGATTACAGACTCGGCCGTATTACAAACATCGGAATAATGCAAATACCGGATAAAGAAAACCCCACAACCGTTAATAGGAAACAAACACCGTACCAAAAAACAAAGAAGATACGTTCAGCACTCCAACAAAGAACCAATCGTTAAATAAAGTGGTATTTTTAAGGTCACTGAACAAGCAATGGAGAATGTCATATTTGTCAAAGATCTTCACAGTAATAAGAAGTTGACTTGTAGCAGAATAGTTCATTCCAAAACTAAGATGCATTATCAACATGTATTGGATTATGTATTGGATTGAAATATTGCTATTTGATAAATATTCCCAGCTCCAatgataaacaacaacaacaacattttcaAAGTATGCCTTTGTATAAGTTAAAAGGTCACCTTGGCTGACGGCGTGTCCTCAGACTCCAGGTcctctccaccttcctcctcgTCGCTCCCACCCTGGCTGAGGGCAGCAAAGATGTTCCCCCCCTGCAAGCCAAGTACAAGCTTCCAAATTACTTTGGGAGGAAAGAGATTCAACTATATACATCACAACGGTGGCAAATTGCAACGCACCTTATTCTTTCTGCCTCCTTTCTTACTTGGGACAACCGCTGTAgggcaaacaacaacaaacggtgctagttagctagctagcaCTGGTAAAGAAAGTCATTTAAGAAGGCGACATAGATTGTCCTCAGGATACTTGGAGAAATCCCACAGTCAAACAGACCTGGCTCATCTTCATCGTCCTCGTCACTCGGCTGCACCGACAGCTTCTTCAGCCGCTGCATGATCTGctcgtcgtcgtcatcatcgtcgGCGTCACCGGCTCGTCCTTTCCGGCggtctttcttctttttctgaGGTTCGAACGAGGCAGGTCAATTCTCTTGTATTTATATGGCTCTTAATCACAGTTACAATCTCATTCCTACAGAGAAATTTAGCTGATACACATTGGAAGGAATTTCAAAACACTTGGCTTACACTTAACACTTAAGTGAGTGTCTACATATAGAACTCTGGCCATTTGAGGGTAGAAAACATGACATCTTTCACTttatttacgtgtcaacacttgctatatattatttataaatataaattatataagttataaattccaaaactttcctccttgaactgaactctggCGCATTcggtaatcgacttgtgtggagttcctgtaaacacggacctaccggtaatTCTTGTTGAACtgtcttttttaataaactctGGGTTTGTAAACTAAGTTGTtggtgcttcgttttatgtgtagggaccctagtcatgctactgcagaggtttggtgctatttttagcaatattagtggttcaaaaatgccgatttagaagcgaaactctatgccccaagccaataacatggacgccaaacattgcgccgggcaaactCTAATACTCGATTTCTTAATGAAAAGggtatctggagggcttatttgatgggttttcagGCCAAAACAAAACCCTGGGTTCCAttttcgccggaattacactttaagggtCTCAGCGGATGTATTGCTTGGGTTAAGCGGCTCTGTCTCCCAGTGGTCAGGGGACAATCGCCAGAGCAGTACCTGCTTCCCCTGCGTCTCCTTCACAGCCGGCTCCTCTGCTTCGACTTTGTCGTCTGTAGCGAGGTCCTCAAAGAACTGGACGAAGCACATTCAAATAGTCAGAGATGACAGACAGGTCAACAGGCAAAAACTCATGAGTAAATATACATTGAATGAACAATTTCAAGTTTGAACTCACACTCTTTTTCCCCTTTTTGTCCTTCTTCCCTTTCTTCACAGTTTTCTCTGGGGCTAAATGACCAAAAGAAAGCGTAGGCTTCACGTTAGAGGTTGGCGATGGAGGCACAGATGACATTATAGCAACTACGGGTgagaaaaataatcgattcttcgatgcatcgctcATATATGTGACAAAAGCCCtttctaataaaatattagataaggtaattaatctgttgatttctttaatgatcatgatatcacaaaagtaggaagtaaTTAGCAAACTCTTGAGTAGCAAATTcagatatttttgaaaatcccgcatggaaatgtacattaaaataaataaaacttcgAGATGCATCAATAATAGTTTTAGAATCGAAGACCTCTGAATCGGAATAGAATCGattcgtgaggtgccaagagattcccacccctaatagCAGCCACCAACACTCAGATCAGTCCAAACACTAACCATTACAAATCACATAGACAACTATTAAGGTCATGTTCGACCTTAAAGCTAAACGGACTAGGTCGAATGAAGAAAACGTGTTGCTGGAGTAatttcactggagtcagctccAGATTGAACTGTCATACTCAATGAACACAGAGCCGTTGCATCAGCTCCCTCTGAATAGACAAACGCCTCTGCTAGCAGACATGGCTATATAGTCATCTTATTAATATACATCGTTTTAATCTTCCTCAGTGAAAACTGTCGGAATTGCTCTTTTTAGAATTATGTCTCATCTAGGACCTCATCTAGGAAGATACTTGCTAGCGATTAGCATACGTTCAAAAACTGAAACATGTTAGCATTGTAGGAGTCAAGCTAGACATGGCATTTTAATAAAGTTGTAATCTCGCTTGCCTGCCACGGATGGGACCTCTTCCCCTTCCCACATCGGCTCTTCTTTCGATTTCTTGGGCATGGTGGTGTCTTTGAGATGCCAGTATGTGTGTTTCAGACCGTAGCAGCAGGCAGCTCAGTAGCCTCACATGGATGTCATGCGGCCTGGTCCCCTGTGTTTGGCGCAGCCAGCTGCGGCTCTGATTGGTCGCTTCGTCCATTCGCCGGTAGCCTGCGCAGCGCCGCCTAGAGGGGTCATTAGTCTATTACATCCGACCGATATTTACCATGGAACTAACTATATGACCGAGCTAGCTAGACCTCCTCGGTTGATTTACTACACAACATTTTGGATATAAAGTAAGGTACGGTGGTTTTAACCCGGGTTCCTGCACGCTGTTGCGGTGCTTCTGGTTCTGGGGACGTGACCCCGGCGAATGGTTCAcatattttttcttaaaaagGAGACGCTGCCAGATCCAACGTCACTGTAAGCAGAGGGATATTTTTACGGTCACAAGAAAGTGTTTACATCTCCGTCTAATTCCTCATATTTCGGACCTTCTGAGTGTTTGAGTTGGGCAGTTTTGGGGGAACCTGCGCTTCGCTAACGTGAGGCGTGTGGACCTGGACAAGGGCACTGAAGAGGGGAATGACATCTGTCAATTTAATGTGGgtatacacagacatacatgcagTCTTAGCCATGCTTTCCTGTCATTATTGCCATGAATGTAGCATCGTTGCCTAGCAAAACATTTCTGAAGGGGACATGACATTGTGTGCTAGCTTTCATAGGGAACTTGTGCTAGCTTAGCCTGTGTGAGCTTGTGTTACTGGTCTGCTAACAACATGCGAGACCTTTTTAGCCTGTGTCAATGGTCTGCTAACAACATGTCAGACCTTTTGCCTGTGTCAATGGTCTGCTAACAACATGTCAGACCTTTAGCCTGTGTCAATGGTCTGCTAACAACATGTGAGACCTTTAGCCTGTGTCACTGGTCTGCTAACAACATGTGAGACCTTTAGCCTGTGTCACTGGTCTGCTAACAACATGCGAGACCTTAAGCTGTCACTGGTCTGCTAACAACATGCGAGACCTTTAGCCTGTGTCACTGGTCTGCTAGCAACATGCGAGACCTTTAGCCTGTGTCACTGGTCTGCTAACAACATGTGAGACCTTTAGCCTGTGTCACTGGTCTGCTAACAACATGTAAGACCTGTCACCTTACAGTCAGCTGTTTCTGGAGATCCCCTGTCACTCCCACTGCACTGGGGGAACATCCACAACTATCGCAGTGCACAGATATCTCCTCCTTTGGTGATCAATCAAGTGGATGAACAGGTTCAATTCCTTTTTTGTAGGAGTTgcactattttttttaatccttgatttgtcatttcatttaaataattaCTAACGTTAATGCTATTAACGTTTCCCGCCTGCGAAGCATCTCAAAGCTGCAGCCCGCCGTGTTATCACGTGTCAAACCTTGTAGAATAGGTCTGTGTGGTTCACTGTGGGTTTGGCCCATTAATTATGAGCTTGTGGTCCTGCGTTGCCATTCACGTTCTGCTTGTCATGTGCTATTGGCATGATTGGTGGCGGTTTGAAGCCTCCACTCAAATGCAATAACGTTAGTTCGGTCTTTAATTAAGCAGAACACTCAGGACAACTGAATGGTCCTGCAATTCAGTCTTTCCGTAAATACCTATACCAGATTTTCTATTCaacaataatataatgtatattttccAGGCGAACAAAAATAAGTAGTTTAAAAAAAGATGCAGGCATGCAGCGGGAATTAGCTGATTACATCTTACAGGAGAAACAAAACCGACAAAGTATGACAAAATATGATGAGAGTAGAGTTGTAAATGATCTACGGTTGCCCAGAGTAGGATAAGGAAGTAAGGATATCTTTGACCACGGTAGGGATGTGCTATCTATTTAGCGTTTTCTATTTTTTCAATTTCTGACCTCTCTGAGTCTCGCTTTCTTATTTGTGTCTTCCCAGGTCTCCAAGTCCAGTCCGATTGATGCGTTGCCAGTAGTAGTATCCAACAAGAACCACGCACTCCTCTCCTAGGTGGTCTGGCTGCTttgtgtggtggtgatgttcCATTGCTAATTGAGGTAGCCTGTGCTGAATGGCTGTGTGCAGAGGGGGTACGGCCTTCTGGGTGGGTTGTGTCAGGAGCAATGGCCCCCGACAGCCCATCACGAGTCGGCAGTGCAGCCTCCCACAGGTAGGTTTATGCCTGTTCATAGAActgaactttttattttttttgattctCATTATAGTGCTTGGCTTTACAGAATATATGATAGGTGTTGCACTATTTTACAGAATGTATGATAAGAACTGCTGATACTTTCTACAGTTCTACACGTATGACAATATCAGTTTAGAAATAAAAAATGCACATTTTGAAGTATACCTTATCATGTTTGGCAATCCTGTTTTGGATCGTCCCTAGGCGGTGGTGTGGCAGTGGGCTGGACAGACCCGACCCCTGAACAGCGCATCGCgggccctctctcccccacacgcTCTGAGGTACCAGGCCGTCAAGCAGCCCCTCCTTCCCAACCCACTCCTCCCGGCCGGCCACCTCCACAAGACGAGCCgcctggaggaggagtgggaggactCGCTCAGCGTGTGTGTCCTGGTGCGAGCGCGGGAGCCCGGCGGCCCGCCCACCCTGGTGGAGATCCCCCTGTTCGGACGGGCGAGGCTGGGGGAGCTGCTCGCGGCAGGCGCCCCGAGGCCCAAGGAGCCCCCCTTCACGCTGACCACGGTGGACGGCCGCCGTGAGGATGACATTAGCCTGGTGGCGAGGGCGGGGCGCgcggccggcggcaaggacgcgGCCGGCGTCCCCGAGCGCGAGCACAGCACCTTCCGGAACCTCTTCCGGGTGGAGAAGTGCCCGGCGCCCTTCGTGCACGGGTCCGTGTTCTACTGCTTCCACTGCCCGGGGACGGACCCGGCGGCGGTGGCCAGCTCGGCCGCGCCCGCCGGGCTGAAACGCAGGCGGGCGGTCGGACTGGGGGGGCGGCCCCTGGAGCACCCTCTGTCGCTGTCCAGCTTCCTGGGTGACCAGGTGGAGGGAGCCCAGGGGCAGGCGGATGGGGAGCGgggcgacgaggaggaggaggagaagatggccTTGATGTATGAAAGACTTAGAATAGAGGTAAGAGTGCCATGGACGCTTTTGCATGGACACATTTGTTGCTGTTGCTACGATAATTTGGATTATACGCTTTGTTGAGCAGGTATTATTAGAGTGAGTATGGATCGTGTTGGATGTTCTGGCGGCTATTCCATGAAATGTAATATTGAGATGATTTGTGTTTCAGCTTCCAAACTTCTTCCGGAAGAGCCATGACTACACCATGTATTCCAGCGACCTAGAGTTTGTTAACGGACTTACCAACACCCACACCAGGTACACTTACCAACCTTCTATTATATTCTCATAATTCAGGATTGATTTCTGATTAACCCTTCCAAAAAATCACTGATAGTTTGcgaattaaatgccaggctatAGGTCGATATTCAATTTAATTTAGGGAATTATAAACCAATCGTAGCCTTGTGTTTTGCGCTAGGGAGTGATCATTGATGTATTGTATGAAAAACACCATAATTTTAACCCATAATGTCATATAATCCATTCCTAATAATACCTGATCCCATGGTGACGCCCCCGCCCCCCTAGTGGTGTGAGTAAGAAcagcgtctgtgtttgtggctgCAGAGGGCGCCTGCTGTACCAGCTGGTCCTCTCCCTGTGGCGGGTGCTCTGCCTGTTCTACTACGCAGAGGCCCGGCTGGAGGTGCTGAAGCTGACCAAGCACATGGAGGACGGCACCATCAAGGCGCGCTGGAGGGTCCACGGACTGCCCTTCCACAGCGTGTGTCTCCGCTTCTACCGGAAGGACATGTCCCAGCTATACAGGTGAGGATTAAGAACTGCAGAGCCCATTCCCAGTGGTAGATCCAGCACAGGTCTGTGTATCGTCATGTGACCTTCATCCATGCAGAGCAACCTTTTAGGCAATGCActgcaaggcaacttcatttataTAGTACTTTTCATCAACGAGGCAGACTCGAAGTGCTtcacatacaataaaatgaaataataaaagaaaatagataagtaataGAAAACAatggcaaagtaaaaaaaatgcatgcaataaaatgaaataataaaagaaaatagataagtaatCGACAACAATGGCAAAGTAAAAAAGGGTCTGAGCAATCTTATAGAGTCtgagcgacacctgtgtttgtctatTAAGTCTATTTCCCAGAAGAAAGACAATAAATCAACGGTCACAGTGAAACTAGATGCATTACTTTAAAGCTGGAGCACACATTTGGCTATGGTTGACTTATCCTGATGCCATCCTCTTGCCTATTGGCTTTCCGTACACAATACACTGGTATTGGGTACACTGTTTTACAATTGTTCCTATTATGTAAACGCAGGTCATATGATGCATTCTCCACTTTCTACATTGGGCACGACGGACTCATCCGCTGTCACAAGGTTGAAAAGGTATGTGGACATCATTTAGCCATCGGTGAGATTGTGTCAATAAGATGCTACACTAAAGCGAGTTCCTTTGTGTTAAGGGGTTGATTCTTGGATGGGCTCCTTTTATTCTTGAGACATTCTAGTCCTTTATTCAGTATTTGATTTAGTCGCTGTACTTTAACAGACGCCCGCCAAGTGGGCCTTAAAACAAAGCACACTATCAATGTTGGAGTGACCTTCGCTGCTCGGCCCGGTTGTAAAACGTTACGAG contains:
- the c22h6orf136 gene encoding uncharacterized protein C6orf136 homolog — encoded protein: MAVCRGGTAFWVGCVRSNGPRQPITSRQCSLPQAVVWQWAGQTRPLNSASRALSPPHALRYQAVKQPLLPNPLLPAGHLHKTSRLEEEWEDSLSVCVLVRAREPGGPPTLVEIPLFGRARLGELLAAGAPRPKEPPFTLTTVDGRREDDISLVARAGRAAGGKDAAGVPEREHSTFRNLFRVEKCPAPFVHGSVFYCFHCPGTDPAAVASSAAPAGLKRRRAVGLGGRPLEHPLSLSSFLGDQVEGAQGQADGERGDEEEEEKMALMYERLRIELPNFFRKSHDYTMYSSDLEFVNGLTNTHTRGRLLYQLVLSLWRVLCLFYYAEARLEVLKLTKHMEDGTIKARWRVHGLPFHSVCLRFYRKDMSQLYRSYDAFSTFYIGHDGLIRCHKVEKVMEARPPLLPKLGTLLAGALVALGVQEHRPALNLLPLFFLSRRQGRD